One segment of Alistipes finegoldii DSM 17242 DNA contains the following:
- a CDS encoding class I SAM-dependent methyltransferase, with product MQEQLTPAFGDYELIDTGDFEKLERFGRYVTRRPEPQAIWRRTLSEEEWRRAADASFLRDTRSEERGEWRLGPEMPSRWTVDYAYKGMRLRMRLGLTSFKHVGIFPEQAANWNFIYDNCRALASGGAAAMGIAGGKAPDAMPDTTAPAGAPATTASEGVLSGAAPKGRTAPRKPVTPRVLNLFAYTGGASLAARAAGAETTHVDSVKQVVTWSRENMELSGLDGIRWIVEDALKFVRREVRRGSRYNGIILDPPAYGRGANGEKWILEENICEMLACCAQLLEPQGAFLVLNLYSMGLSSTLARTAVRQAFGAPLEEQYGELCFTDRAGKQLPLGTYYRFIR from the coding sequence ATGCAAGAACAGCTGACACCCGCTTTCGGGGATTACGAATTGATCGACACGGGCGATTTCGAGAAGCTCGAACGCTTCGGGCGTTACGTTACGCGGCGTCCCGAACCGCAGGCTATCTGGCGGCGGACGCTCTCCGAGGAGGAGTGGCGCCGTGCGGCCGATGCCTCCTTTCTGCGCGATACGCGCAGCGAGGAGCGCGGCGAGTGGCGTCTCGGTCCCGAAATGCCCTCGCGCTGGACGGTGGATTACGCCTATAAGGGGATGCGGCTGCGCATGCGGCTGGGACTCACCTCGTTCAAGCACGTCGGCATCTTCCCTGAGCAGGCCGCCAACTGGAATTTCATCTACGACAACTGCCGGGCGCTGGCGTCGGGCGGAGCCGCTGCGATGGGGATTGCGGGCGGAAAGGCGCCGGATGCGATGCCGGACACAACCGCTCCTGCGGGCGCTCCGGCCACAACCGCATCCGAGGGCGTTCTGTCCGGAGCGGCGCCGAAGGGCCGGACTGCGCCGCGAAAACCGGTTACGCCCCGCGTGCTGAACCTTTTCGCCTATACGGGCGGCGCGAGCCTTGCGGCGCGTGCCGCCGGGGCGGAGACGACCCATGTCGATTCGGTGAAGCAGGTCGTGACGTGGTCGCGCGAGAATATGGAGCTGAGCGGGCTGGACGGCATCCGGTGGATCGTCGAAGACGCGCTCAAATTCGTCCGGCGCGAAGTGCGGCGCGGCAGCCGCTACAACGGCATCATCCTCGATCCCCCGGCCTACGGCCGCGGCGCCAACGGCGAGAAGTGGATTCTGGAGGAGAATATCTGCGAGATGCTCGCCTGCTGCGCGCAGCTGCTGGAGCCGCAGGGGGCGTTTCTCGTGTTGAACCTCTACTCGATGGGCCTTTCGTCCACGCTGGCCCGTACCGCCGTGCGGCAGGCCTTCGGCGCGCCGCTCGAAGAGCAGTACGGCGAACTCTGTTTCACCGACCGCGCAGGCAAGCAGCTGCCGTTGGGGACCTATTACCGTTTCATCCGCTAA
- a CDS encoding chromate transporter: MIFWQLFASYLKIGFFGFGGGYAMLSLIQNEVVVQHAWMTNAEFADIVAVSQITPGPIAINSATYVGYTVGAQAGNEWCGILGAALATFAVCLPSLTLMLLITRFFLRLKQNPLVEGAMKGMRPVVIGMIASAALLLMFPHSKAPDEQNFIDGWSWALFGGVFISSVKKVNPILLIALSAAAGILIYYVF, translated from the coding sequence ATGATCTTCTGGCAACTCTTCGCAAGCTACCTCAAAATAGGGTTCTTCGGCTTCGGCGGCGGATACGCCATGCTCTCCCTGATCCAGAACGAAGTGGTCGTCCAGCACGCATGGATGACCAACGCCGAATTCGCCGACATCGTGGCCGTCTCGCAGATCACGCCCGGCCCCATCGCCATCAACTCCGCGACCTACGTCGGCTATACCGTCGGCGCACAGGCCGGAAACGAGTGGTGCGGCATTCTGGGGGCGGCGCTGGCGACATTCGCCGTATGCCTGCCCTCGCTGACGCTGATGCTGCTCATCACGCGCTTCTTCCTGCGGCTCAAGCAAAATCCGCTCGTCGAAGGAGCCATGAAAGGCATGCGGCCCGTGGTGATCGGCATGATCGCGTCGGCGGCGCTGCTGCTGATGTTCCCCCATAGCAAAGCCCCCGACGAGCAGAATTTCATCGACGGCTGGAGCTGGGCGCTGTTCGGCGGCGTCTTCATCTCTTCGGTCAAAAAAGTGAATCCCATTCTGTTGATCGCCCTCTCGGCCGCGGCGGGAATCCTGATCTATTACGTATTCTGA
- a CDS encoding chromate transporter, whose product MQRLRTIFASFFKIGLFTFGGGYAMLPLIEQELIAKRGWIEHKEFLDLLTLAQSVPGPIAINTSVFVGYKMRGLKGAVAALLGSVLPSFVIILAIALMFADIRHNPVVDAAFKGMRPAVVALIVVPVFSLARGMHWSMFFVIAAAAFAVWYLGWSPIYILIAAAAIGISWTLLITKKAKK is encoded by the coding sequence ATGCAACGACTCCGAACGATTTTCGCCTCGTTCTTCAAGATCGGGCTTTTCACCTTCGGCGGCGGATACGCCATGCTGCCGCTCATCGAGCAGGAGCTGATCGCCAAGCGCGGATGGATCGAGCACAAGGAATTCTTGGACCTGCTGACCCTCGCGCAGTCGGTTCCCGGACCGATCGCCATCAATACCTCGGTATTCGTCGGCTACAAGATGCGGGGTCTCAAAGGCGCCGTCGCGGCACTGCTGGGCAGCGTCCTGCCGTCGTTCGTCATCATCCTCGCAATTGCCCTGATGTTCGCCGACATCCGCCACAATCCGGTCGTGGACGCAGCCTTCAAGGGCATGCGCCCGGCTGTCGTTGCGCTGATCGTGGTGCCGGTTTTTTCGCTCGCACGCGGCATGCACTGGTCGATGTTCTTCGTCATCGCGGCGGCGGCCTTCGCCGTATGGTATCTGGGCTGGTCGCCGATCTACATCCTGATCGCCGCGGCCGCGATCGGCATTTCATGGACGCTGCTCATCACTAAAAAGGCAAAAAAATGA
- a CDS encoding NADH-quinone oxidoreductase subunit C, whose translation MKYYITDNTAPAVPLSEIPEASYAEFYADLAAKLADARYHIAHYFALPLGDRLRFFCLLLDDAEAKVLIASHAMEYYDEQELPSLTALHPQVHPFERDIAERYGVRFDGMPWPKPLRFPFDRFDRGSTMDNYPFYTMEGRSLHEVNVGPIHAGIIEPGAFRFICNGEQVLHLEIALGYQHRGVEHEFETTANRLRQMCLAEAVAGDSAVTHAATFASAVEKLTGGVPSARLGVERAVALELERMAMQIADTGALCMDVGYQLGQVACEALRTMTINTTQAWCGNRFGKGLIRPGGTNHPLTAAKAETIRRNVAQIARRYDEVRRDIKSSPTLLARFEQCGIVPREEMLRIGGVGQAARASGAARDIRATHPWGVFAGTIRHESIVKRHGDVMARLMVRCREVLQSAGYIDRLLADYVPGSLPAPDYAAPPAPDSLAFGLIEGWRGETCHVLLTDAQGRIAACRIKDPSLHNWLALALAVRGEGISDFPICNKSFNLSYCGHDL comes from the coding sequence ATGAAATATTATATAACCGATAATACAGCCCCCGCCGTACCGCTGTCGGAAATTCCCGAAGCGTCGTACGCCGAATTCTACGCCGATCTGGCCGCCAAGCTGGCCGACGCGCGTTACCATATAGCCCACTATTTCGCCCTGCCGCTCGGCGACCGGCTCCGGTTCTTCTGCCTGCTGCTCGACGACGCGGAGGCCAAGGTGCTGATCGCGTCGCACGCCATGGAGTACTACGACGAGCAGGAACTCCCCTCGCTCACGGCCCTGCACCCGCAGGTGCATCCGTTCGAGCGCGACATCGCCGAACGTTACGGTGTGCGTTTCGACGGCATGCCGTGGCCCAAGCCGCTGCGTTTTCCGTTCGACCGGTTCGACCGCGGCAGTACGATGGACAACTACCCCTTCTACACGATGGAGGGCCGTTCGCTGCATGAAGTGAACGTCGGCCCGATTCATGCGGGAATCATCGAACCGGGCGCGTTCCGCTTCATCTGCAACGGCGAGCAGGTGCTCCACCTCGAAATCGCGCTGGGATACCAGCACCGCGGCGTCGAGCATGAATTCGAGACTACGGCCAACCGCCTGCGGCAGATGTGTCTCGCGGAAGCCGTCGCGGGCGACAGCGCCGTGACCCACGCCGCCACGTTCGCGTCGGCGGTCGAGAAACTCACGGGCGGCGTCCCCTCCGCACGGCTCGGCGTCGAACGCGCCGTGGCGCTCGAACTGGAACGGATGGCGATGCAGATCGCCGACACGGGCGCGCTCTGCATGGACGTCGGCTACCAGCTGGGGCAGGTGGCCTGCGAAGCGCTCCGGACAATGACGATCAACACCACGCAGGCGTGGTGCGGCAACCGCTTCGGCAAGGGGCTGATCCGCCCCGGCGGCACGAACCATCCGCTGACGGCCGCAAAGGCGGAAACGATCCGCCGCAACGTCGCGCAGATCGCCCGCCGTTACGACGAAGTGCGCCGCGACATCAAGTCGTCGCCGACGCTGCTGGCCCGCTTCGAGCAGTGCGGCATCGTGCCGCGCGAGGAGATGCTCCGCATCGGCGGCGTGGGTCAGGCGGCCCGCGCGAGCGGCGCGGCCCGCGACATCCGCGCCACGCACCCGTGGGGCGTTTTCGCAGGAACGATCCGGCACGAAAGCATTGTCAAACGCCACGGCGACGTGATGGCGCGTCTGATGGTGCGCTGCCGCGAGGTGCTGCAATCGGCCGGGTATATCGACCGCCTGCTGGCGGACTATGTCCCCGGAAGCCTGCCTGCACCCGATTATGCCGCTCCGCCCGCACCCGATTCGCTCGCGTTCGGGCTGATCGAGGGATGGCGCGGCGAAACGTGCCACGTCCTGCTGACCGACGCCCAAGGCCGGATCGCCGCCTGCCGCATCAAGGACCCCAGCCTGCACAACTGGCTGGCGCTGGCGCTGGCCGTGCGCGGCGAAGGCATTTCGGACTTCCCGATCTGCAACAAGAGTTTCAACCTCTCCTACTGCGGCCACGATTTGTAA
- a CDS encoding glycoside hydrolase family 2 TIM barrel-domain containing protein: protein MKKTLLILAAALSGALAASAQTGREWQDPAVNEINRLPMHSTFAAGESMPLDGVWKFHWVRNASERPSGIWQVDYDDASWGAMPVPGMWELNGYGDPLYVNVGYAWRGNFENNPPHVPDAENHVGSYRHTFEVPASWSGKDIFLSIGSATSNVYVWINGRFVGYSEDSKLAAEFDVTKFVKPGENLIALQMFRWSDGTYLEDQDFWRFSGIARGVTLTARDKAHLKDVRITPTLDADYRDAQLHVEVETTPRVKSVGLTLLDAAGEAVAEQQIMPAGGKAGCLFRVADPAKWSAEAPNLYTLRIDVSDGRNVTETVTQPVGFRSVEIRNAQLLVNGQPVLIKGADRHEMDPIGGYVVSRERMIEDIRIMKEMNINAVRTSHYPNDPQWYELCDEYGIYVVDEANVESHGMGYGEETLAKVPAFAQAHMERNQRMVLRDKNHPSVIVWSMGNEAGMGPNFEACYRWIKDYDASRPVHYERAVYDRDGAFTDIICPMYWDYAQCEKYLKNNPSKPLIQCEYAHAMGNSMGGLDHYWKLVRQYPSYQGGFIWDFVDQGLARYEKNGRVSFLYGGDFNNYDATDNSFNCNGIIAPDRTWHPHAYEVKRQYQNIWTELLDPAQGRVEVYNENFFVGLDDYELTWELVADGRVVKAGRIGELDVAPRQRRTYALGFTSADFCPQAKELLVNVAYKLKNKRPLLDIGHTAAQQQFVVREYDCKAGFGLAASERPVEVTAWERGTRVAGQTWEMFFSRDGFLCAYDVDGRALMAEGAELRPQFWRAPTENDLGAKLDRKLAVWKNPELKLTKFDAGVKDGVAVVEALYELPAVKATLALTYRINGAGEMEVTERMTAGKSAKVPNLLRYGMTLTMPARYGRVIYYGRGEHENYADRLSSADLGLYEQRVADQYHDEYVRPQESGTKSDVRWWTVADSSGTGLTILSDAPFSASALPYATADLDVSNFPPQQHSGTLTARDATFVNFDLRQSGLGCIDSWGQLPEERFRVPYGDYTFRFLLRPTIK from the coding sequence CTCTACGTGAATGTCGGCTATGCGTGGCGCGGCAATTTCGAGAACAATCCGCCGCACGTGCCCGACGCCGAAAACCATGTCGGTTCCTACCGGCATACGTTCGAGGTGCCGGCATCGTGGAGCGGCAAGGATATTTTTCTCTCGATCGGCTCGGCGACGTCGAACGTCTATGTCTGGATCAACGGCCGTTTCGTCGGCTACAGCGAGGACAGCAAGCTTGCGGCGGAATTCGACGTCACGAAATTCGTGAAGCCGGGCGAAAACTTGATCGCCCTGCAGATGTTCCGCTGGTCGGACGGCACCTACCTCGAAGATCAGGACTTCTGGCGCTTTTCGGGCATCGCCCGCGGCGTGACGCTGACGGCCCGCGACAAGGCGCACCTGAAAGACGTGCGCATCACCCCGACGCTCGACGCCGATTATAGGGACGCCCAGCTGCACGTCGAAGTGGAGACGACCCCGCGCGTGAAATCGGTCGGCCTGACGCTGCTGGATGCGGCGGGCGAGGCGGTGGCCGAACAGCAGATCATGCCGGCGGGCGGCAAAGCGGGGTGTCTCTTCCGTGTTGCCGATCCCGCGAAGTGGTCGGCCGAGGCGCCTAACCTCTATACGCTCCGGATCGACGTGTCTGACGGGCGGAACGTGACCGAAACCGTGACGCAGCCCGTGGGCTTCCGTTCGGTGGAGATCCGGAATGCCCAGCTGCTCGTAAACGGACAGCCCGTGCTGATCAAGGGCGCCGACCGTCACGAGATGGACCCGATCGGGGGTTATGTGGTGAGCCGCGAGCGGATGATCGAGGATATCCGCATCATGAAGGAGATGAACATCAACGCCGTGCGTACGAGCCACTATCCCAACGATCCGCAGTGGTACGAACTCTGCGACGAGTACGGCATTTATGTCGTGGACGAAGCGAACGTCGAGTCGCACGGCATGGGCTACGGCGAAGAGACGCTGGCCAAGGTGCCCGCCTTCGCGCAGGCGCATATGGAGCGCAACCAGCGCATGGTGCTGCGCGACAAGAACCACCCCTCGGTCATCGTCTGGTCGATGGGCAACGAGGCGGGTATGGGGCCTAACTTCGAGGCCTGCTACCGCTGGATCAAGGATTACGACGCGTCGCGTCCGGTGCATTACGAACGCGCCGTGTACGATCGGGACGGTGCGTTTACCGATATCATCTGCCCGATGTACTGGGACTATGCGCAGTGTGAGAAATACCTGAAGAACAACCCCTCCAAACCGCTGATCCAGTGCGAATACGCGCATGCCATGGGCAACTCGATGGGCGGTCTGGACCACTATTGGAAACTGGTGCGCCAATATCCGTCGTATCAGGGCGGATTCATCTGGGACTTCGTCGATCAGGGACTCGCCCGCTACGAAAAGAACGGCCGCGTGTCGTTCCTCTACGGCGGCGATTTCAACAACTACGACGCGACCGACAATTCGTTCAACTGCAACGGCATCATCGCGCCCGACCGCACGTGGCATCCGCACGCCTACGAGGTGAAGCGGCAGTATCAGAATATCTGGACCGAGCTTCTCGATCCGGCGCAGGGTCGCGTGGAGGTGTACAACGAGAACTTCTTCGTGGGGCTGGACGATTACGAACTGACGTGGGAACTGGTCGCCGACGGTCGGGTCGTGAAGGCCGGTCGTATCGGCGAACTCGATGTCGCGCCCCGGCAGCGGCGCACCTATGCGCTGGGCTTCACCTCCGCCGATTTCTGCCCGCAGGCCAAGGAGCTGCTGGTGAACGTGGCCTACAAACTGAAAAACAAACGGCCGCTGTTGGACATCGGCCATACGGCGGCGCAGCAGCAGTTCGTCGTGCGTGAGTACGACTGCAAAGCCGGGTTCGGCCTTGCTGCGTCGGAACGTCCCGTCGAGGTGACTGCATGGGAGCGCGGCACGCGGGTTGCAGGCCAGACGTGGGAGATGTTCTTCTCGCGCGACGGCTTCCTCTGCGCCTACGACGTCGATGGCCGTGCACTGATGGCCGAAGGCGCCGAGCTGCGTCCGCAGTTCTGGCGCGCTCCGACCGAGAACGACCTCGGCGCAAAGCTCGACCGCAAACTCGCGGTCTGGAAGAATCCCGAACTGAAACTCACGAAATTTGACGCCGGTGTGAAGGACGGCGTGGCGGTCGTCGAAGCGCTTTACGAGCTTCCAGCCGTGAAAGCGACGCTGGCGCTGACCTACCGGATCAACGGCGCGGGGGAAATGGAGGTGACGGAACGGATGACCGCCGGCAAGTCGGCCAAGGTTCCCAACCTGCTGCGCTACGGCATGACGCTCACGATGCCGGCGCGTTACGGCCGCGTGATCTACTACGGTCGCGGCGAACATGAAAACTATGCCGACCGGCTCTCGTCGGCCGATCTGGGGCTTTACGAACAGCGTGTCGCCGACCAGTATCACGACGAATATGTGCGTCCGCAGGAGTCGGGCACCAAGAGCGACGTGCGCTGGTGGACCGTGGCCGACAGTTCGGGCACGGGGCTGACGATCCTCTCCGACGCTCCTTTCTCGGCATCGGCGCTGCCCTATGCGACGGCCGATCTCGACGTGTCGAACTTCCCGCCCCAGCAGCATTCGGGAACGCTCACGGCGCGCGACGCGACGTTCGTGAACTTCGATCTGCGGCAGTCCGGACTGGGCTGTATCGACAGCTGGGGACAACTGCCGGAGGAGCGGTTCCGGGTGCCTTACGGCGACTATACGTTCCGCTTCCTGCTCAGGCCGACGATAAAATAA
- a CDS encoding NADH ubiquinone oxidoreductase, which yields MILPKIKVLRSHGKQYIPDLDAVELTEEFRGRPELTETPDTADLERAAAICPTGALTTAPLSLDLGRCLFCGECARTAPRNIRFTNDYRIGSPTREGLVVRPGDKCVRFDPAAVRPEIGRYFGRSLQLREVCAGGDASVEMELNATGNVNFDLGRYGIGFTASPRHADGVVVSGPITVNMAEALRICCDAVADPKILVVCGSEACSGGLFAGSRAVDRTFFDTHAADLWLPGAPTHPMTFIDGILNLLGKKKRE from the coding sequence ATGATACTACCGAAAATAAAAGTACTGCGCAGCCACGGGAAACAATACATTCCCGATCTCGACGCCGTCGAACTGACCGAAGAGTTCCGCGGACGGCCCGAACTGACCGAAACCCCGGACACCGCGGACCTCGAACGGGCAGCGGCAATCTGCCCCACCGGGGCGCTGACCACCGCGCCGCTCTCGCTCGACCTCGGCCGCTGTCTCTTCTGCGGCGAATGCGCCCGCACGGCGCCGCGCAATATCCGCTTCACGAACGACTACCGCATCGGCTCGCCGACGCGCGAAGGACTCGTCGTGCGGCCCGGCGACAAATGCGTGCGGTTCGACCCCGCGGCCGTACGGCCCGAAATCGGCCGCTACTTCGGCCGCTCGCTCCAACTGCGCGAGGTCTGCGCCGGGGGCGACGCATCGGTCGAAATGGAACTCAACGCCACGGGCAACGTCAATTTCGACTTGGGACGTTACGGCATCGGCTTCACCGCTTCGCCCCGCCATGCCGACGGCGTGGTGGTGTCGGGTCCGATCACGGTCAATATGGCCGAAGCGCTCCGGATCTGCTGCGACGCCGTTGCCGACCCCAAAATCCTCGTCGTCTGCGGCTCGGAAGCCTGTTCGGGCGGCCTGTTCGCCGGCAGCCGCGCCGTGGACCGCACCTTCTTCGATACGCACGCCGCCGATCTCTGGCTGCCGGGCGCCCCGACTCATCCGATGACCTTCATCGACGGCATCCTCAACCTGTTAGGCAAGAAAAAACGCGAATGA